One Pseudomonas lalucatii genomic window carries:
- a CDS encoding LysR family transcriptional regulator: protein MDQLACMRIFVRVVEHGAFVRAADNLNTSRASVTTAVAQLEQRLGVRLLNRTTRRLGLTEEGQAYYQDCVRILGEIAEAEDNLSSGRSLPRGRLRVSVAQSIVPLAFFANLAQFMASYPDLSVDVIITDRMVNLVEEGIDCALRSGRVPADADLVARKLTSVRWLTCAAPSYLAGRGIPARIADLGRHDCIQFVSPSTRRGCDWPFEEGGKRVAFTPRGRLRLTSLDATIAAAAAGLGVAHVPEPLVQGAISSGQLQPFLTEHSVEALPLMLVYPGNRYLPAKVRAFVEFFEKAYPREGSWPSLAAGMDKGATGKGAK from the coding sequence ATGGACCAGCTGGCCTGCATGCGGATATTCGTGAGGGTGGTCGAACACGGCGCCTTCGTGCGTGCCGCCGATAATCTGAATACCTCCCGGGCGTCGGTCACCACCGCCGTCGCGCAACTGGAGCAGCGTCTGGGCGTACGCCTGTTGAACCGCACCACGCGGCGACTCGGTCTGACCGAAGAGGGGCAAGCCTATTACCAGGATTGCGTGCGCATTCTGGGTGAGATCGCGGAAGCCGAAGACAACCTCTCCAGCGGGCGCTCACTGCCCCGTGGTCGCCTGCGGGTGTCGGTCGCCCAGTCCATCGTGCCCCTGGCGTTCTTTGCGAATCTTGCGCAGTTCATGGCGAGCTACCCCGATCTCTCAGTGGATGTGATCATCACCGATCGCATGGTCAATCTGGTCGAGGAGGGCATCGACTGCGCGCTGCGCAGCGGCAGAGTTCCAGCGGACGCCGATCTGGTCGCGCGAAAGCTGACCAGCGTGCGCTGGCTGACCTGCGCGGCACCCAGCTATCTCGCAGGGCGCGGCATACCGGCGCGCATCGCGGATCTGGGCCGCCACGATTGCATCCAGTTCGTCTCGCCCTCGACCCGGCGTGGCTGTGACTGGCCGTTCGAGGAGGGCGGCAAACGGGTCGCCTTTACGCCTCGGGGAAGGCTGCGGCTCACCTCCCTGGACGCCACGATCGCCGCGGCGGCCGCCGGGCTCGGGGTGGCCCATGTCCCGGAGCCGCTGGTGCAGGGCGCCATTTCAAGTGGCCAGTTGCAGCCATTCCTGACCGAGCATTCGGTTGAGGCCTTGCCGCTGATGCTGGTCTATCCGGGTAATCGCTACCTGCCGGCGAAGGTGCGCGCATTTGTGGAGTTCTTCGAGAAGGCCTATCCGAGGGAGGGATCGTGGCCGAGCCTTGCAGCCGGAATGGACAAGGGGGCGACTGGAAAAGGGGCTAAATAA
- the yrfG gene encoding GMP/IMP nucleotidase, giving the protein MPPLPWSEIDTVLLDMDGTLLDLHFDNHFWLEHLPRRYAEHHGISRALADAELLPLFREHAGQLTWYCTDFWTRELKLSIRELKREVADLIALRPDADTFLAALRAAGKQVVMITNAHRDSLSLKLERIELAPYFDRLISSHDYGFPKENQQFWHALQQDLSFEPARSLFIDDSLPVLRSARAFGVGHLLAVRQPDSRQGPKNTEEFAAVEDYRALLP; this is encoded by the coding sequence ATGCCGCCGCTACCCTGGAGCGAGATCGACACCGTCCTGCTGGATATGGACGGCACCCTGCTCGACCTGCACTTCGACAACCACTTCTGGCTCGAGCACCTGCCCCGGCGCTACGCCGAGCACCACGGCATCAGCCGCGCCCTGGCCGACGCCGAGCTGCTGCCGCTGTTCCGCGAGCATGCCGGCCAGCTGACCTGGTACTGCACCGACTTCTGGACCCGCGAGCTCAAGCTGTCGATCCGCGAGCTCAAGCGCGAGGTGGCCGACCTGATCGCCCTGCGCCCGGACGCCGACACCTTCCTTGCCGCCCTGCGCGCCGCCGGCAAGCAGGTGGTGATGATCACCAACGCCCACCGCGACTCGCTGTCGCTCAAGCTCGAACGCATCGAACTGGCGCCCTACTTCGACCGCCTGATCAGCTCCCACGACTATGGCTTCCCCAAGGAGAACCAGCAGTTCTGGCATGCCCTGCAGCAGGACCTGAGCTTCGAGCCGGCACGCAGCCTGTTCATCGACGACAGCCTGCCGGTGCTGCGCAGCGCCCGCGCATTCGGCGTCGGCCACCTGCTGGCGGTGCGCCAGCCGGACAGCCGCCAGGGGCCGAAGAACACCGAGGAATTCGCCGCGGTCGAGGACTACCGCGCGCTGTTGCCCTGA
- a CDS encoding formate dehydrogenase subunit delta: MNATQLIKMANQIGAFFASQPNPAQARADFAVHLKKQWDPQMRVALYAHIDATAGEGLSAFALEAMRDQRAEIEPVAKSA, translated from the coding sequence ATGAACGCCACGCAACTGATCAAGATGGCCAACCAGATCGGCGCCTTCTTCGCTTCCCAGCCGAATCCCGCCCAGGCACGGGCGGATTTCGCCGTGCACCTGAAGAAACAGTGGGACCCGCAGATGCGCGTCGCGCTCTACGCCCACATCGACGCCACCGCCGGCGAAGGCCTCAGCGCCTTTGCCCTGGAGGCGATGCGCGACCAGCGCGCAGAGATCGAGCCGGTGGCCAAGAGCGCCTGA
- the fdhF gene encoding formate dehydrogenase subunit alpha, which translates to MALYRELDYGTPARTGAPVTVEIDGTAITVPAGTSVMRAAQEAGIAVPKLCASDSLEPFGSCRLCTVEIEGRRGYPASCTTPVEPGMKVRTQSPKLAELRRGTMELYISDHPLDCLTCSANGNCELQDMAGVVGLREVRYDPVKTHLAEAKDESNPYFSYDPAKCIVCNRCVRACEEVQGTFALTIDGRGFDSRVAAGQDEDFLDSECVSCGACVQACPTATLMEKSVIEMGQAERSVTTTCAYCGVGCSFKAEVKGNEVVRMVPNKDGHANHGHSCVKGRFAWGYATHPDRIKAPMIRDSIDQPWRTVSWDEAIGYAAKRFKEIQAQYGQNAVGGLTSSRCTNEEAYLVQKLVRAAFGNNNVDTCARVCHSPTGYGLKVTLGESAGTQDFDSVLAADVVLVIGANPTDGHPVFASQLKRRLREGAKLIVADPRGIDLVRSPHIKAQHHLQLRPGSNVALLNSLGHVIVTEGLVDEAFVAERCEAEDFQQWRAFVADQRHSPEAMEANTGVPAAEVRAAARLYATGGNAAIYYGLGVTEHSQGSSTVMAIANLAMATGNIGRAGVGVNPLRGQNNVQGSCDMGSFPHELPGYRHVSDPVIRPLFEEAWGVSLLDEPGLRIPNMLAAAHAGTFKGIYIQGEDPAQSDPDTQHVTDALKEMECVVVQDLFLNETAKFAHVFLPGASFLEKNGTFTNAERRISPVRKVMPPLAGKEDWEVTVALSNALGYPMNYSHPSQIMDEIARLTPTFTGVSYAKLDRLGSIQWPCNDEAPEGTPIMHEDHFVRGKGRFMVTEYIPTEERTSRKRPLILTTGRILSQYNVGAQTRRTDNGAWHAEDVLELHPVDAEDRGIKNGDWVGINSRAGETVMRAVVTERMQPGVVYTTFHHPESGANVITTDNSDWATNCPEYKVTAVQVSKVEAPSQWQEEFQAFTKEQLDFLPRIKVTQL; encoded by the coding sequence ATGGCCCTGTATCGTGAACTCGACTATGGCACCCCCGCCCGTACCGGTGCCCCGGTAACGGTGGAAATCGACGGCACCGCCATCACCGTGCCGGCCGGCACCTCGGTGATGCGCGCGGCCCAGGAGGCCGGCATCGCCGTGCCCAAGCTGTGCGCCAGCGACAGCCTCGAGCCGTTCGGCTCCTGCCGCCTGTGCACCGTGGAGATCGAAGGCCGCCGCGGCTACCCGGCCTCCTGCACCACCCCGGTGGAGCCGGGCATGAAGGTCCGCACGCAGAGCCCGAAGCTGGCCGAGCTGCGCCGCGGCACCATGGAGCTGTACATCTCCGACCACCCGCTGGACTGCCTGACCTGTTCGGCCAACGGCAACTGCGAGCTGCAGGACATGGCCGGCGTGGTCGGCCTGCGCGAAGTGCGCTACGACCCGGTGAAGACCCACCTGGCCGAGGCCAAGGACGAGTCCAACCCCTATTTCAGCTACGACCCCGCCAAGTGCATCGTCTGCAACCGCTGCGTGCGCGCCTGTGAGGAGGTGCAAGGCACCTTCGCCCTGACCATCGACGGCCGCGGCTTCGACTCGCGCGTGGCCGCCGGCCAGGACGAGGACTTCCTCGACTCCGAGTGCGTGTCCTGCGGCGCCTGCGTGCAGGCCTGCCCGACCGCCACGCTGATGGAGAAGTCGGTGATCGAGATGGGCCAGGCCGAGCGCAGCGTCACCACCACCTGCGCCTATTGCGGCGTCGGCTGCTCGTTCAAGGCCGAGGTCAAGGGCAACGAAGTGGTGCGCATGGTGCCGAACAAGGATGGCCACGCCAACCACGGCCACTCCTGCGTCAAGGGCCGCTTCGCCTGGGGCTACGCCACCCACCCGGACCGCATCAAGGCGCCGATGATCCGCGACAGCATCGACCAGCCCTGGCGCACCGTCAGCTGGGACGAGGCGATCGGCTACGCCGCCAAGCGTTTCAAGGAGATCCAGGCGCAGTACGGGCAGAACGCGGTCGGCGGCCTGACCTCCTCGCGCTGCACCAACGAAGAAGCCTACCTGGTGCAGAAGCTGGTGCGCGCCGCCTTCGGCAACAACAACGTCGACACCTGCGCGCGGGTCTGCCATTCGCCGACCGGCTACGGCCTCAAGGTCACCCTCGGCGAGTCGGCCGGGACCCAGGACTTCGACTCGGTGCTGGCCGCCGACGTGGTGCTGGTGATCGGTGCCAACCCCACCGACGGCCACCCGGTGTTCGCCTCCCAGCTCAAGCGCCGCCTGCGCGAGGGCGCCAAGCTGATCGTCGCCGACCCGCGCGGCATCGACCTGGTGCGTTCGCCGCACATCAAGGCCCAGCACCACCTGCAGCTGCGCCCCGGCAGCAACGTCGCCCTGCTCAACAGCCTGGGCCACGTCATCGTCACCGAGGGCCTGGTCGACGAGGCCTTCGTCGCCGAGCGTTGCGAAGCCGAAGACTTCCAGCAGTGGCGCGCCTTCGTCGCCGACCAGCGGCACAGCCCCGAAGCCATGGAGGCCAACACCGGCGTGCCGGCGGCCGAAGTGCGCGCCGCGGCGCGCCTGTACGCCACCGGCGGCAACGCGGCCATCTACTACGGGCTGGGCGTGACCGAGCACAGCCAGGGTTCCTCCACCGTGATGGCCATCGCCAACCTGGCCATGGCCACCGGCAACATCGGCCGCGCCGGTGTCGGCGTCAACCCGCTGCGCGGGCAGAACAACGTGCAGGGTTCCTGCGACATGGGCTCCTTCCCCCATGAGCTGCCGGGCTACCGCCACGTCTCCGACCCGGTGATCCGCCCGCTGTTCGAAGAGGCCTGGGGCGTGTCCCTGCTCGACGAGCCGGGCCTGCGTATCCCCAACATGCTGGCTGCCGCCCATGCCGGCACCTTCAAGGGCATCTACATCCAGGGCGAAGACCCGGCGCAGTCCGACCCGGACACCCAGCACGTCACCGACGCGCTGAAGGAAATGGAGTGCGTGGTGGTGCAGGACCTGTTCCTCAACGAAACCGCCAAGTTCGCCCACGTGTTCCTGCCGGGCGCTTCCTTCCTGGAGAAGAACGGCACCTTCACCAACGCCGAGCGGCGTATCTCGCCGGTGCGCAAGGTGATGCCGCCGCTGGCCGGCAAGGAAGACTGGGAGGTCACTGTGGCGCTGTCCAACGCCCTGGGCTACCCGATGAACTACAGCCACCCGTCGCAGATCATGGACGAGATCGCCCGCCTGACCCCGACCTTCACCGGGGTCAGCTACGCCAAGCTCGACCGCCTGGGCAGCATCCAGTGGCCGTGCAACGACGAGGCGCCGGAGGGCACGCCGATCATGCACGAGGACCATTTCGTGCGCGGCAAGGGCCGCTTCATGGTCACCGAGTACATCCCCACCGAGGAGCGCACCTCGCGCAAGCGCCCGCTGATCCTCACCACCGGGCGCATCCTCTCGCAGTACAACGTCGGCGCGCAGACCCGCCGCACCGACAACGGCGCCTGGCACGCCGAGGACGTGCTGGAGCTGCACCCGGTGGACGCCGAGGACCGCGGCATCAAGAACGGCGACTGGGTCGGCATCAACAGCCGCGCCGGCGAGACGGTGATGCGCGCGGTGGTTACCGAGCGCATGCAGCCGGGGGTGGTCTACACCACCTTCCACCATCCGGAGTCCGGCGCCAACGTGATCACCACCGACAACTCGGACTGGGCGACCAACTGTCCCGAGTACAAGGTCACCGCGGTGCAGGTCAGCAAGGTCGAGGCGCCGTCGCAGTGGCAGGAGGAGTTCCAGGCCTTCACCAAGGAGCAGCTCGACTTCCTGCCGCGGATCAAGGTGACCCAGCTCTGA
- a CDS encoding RHS repeat-associated core domain-containing protein gives MNTLHRASLLALALTAALGASSAQASERSWSYSYNSQGLIETADGPHTDVQDVTTYAYDAQGRLTQVTNALGHITQLSNFDNYGNPQTLTDANGVTTDLSYSPQGWLASVSTAGSTTAFEHDAVGLITKVTRGDGSWLSYTWDGARRLTKISNNLGKTVEYDLDPMGNRTAQRLKDASNNLTQQQTWVYDELGRLLRAVGAAGQTSRYQYDLNDNPSASTNPRQFSHSQAYDALDRLVSNTDPLGGVTTLAYDGQDNLTEVKDPRGVTTRYVYDGLGNLTQLISPDSGTTTYSHDAAGNVISKTDANGVVTTYSYDALNRLTGRQYPASPALNVQYHYDMTAEGNHGIGRLTAVQDASGVLGYRYDARGNLVEQIRSVAVGGVDQYDRLGYAYDGANQLTRIDYPLGLSVLYPRNAAGQVREVQLQVGSNPPSAFAGAIAYLPFGPLSSLTWGNGVSLSRTFDQDYRLSQQTVAGWNSSYGYDANGNIETLGSSLLGDLNYRYDALDRLTAEHKADLEQGYSYDAVGNRNGKTVTPIINGQAQAGSTHTYQYAANSNRLSEIDGLAVLSDAAGNLTQDRAERELDYDAQNRLTRVKLAGNIVAEFRYNALGQRTHKLGADGTTVFLYGPDGQLLGEERYDAQGAKLSGQFYIWLDSLPLGGITVSYDGQGGVASSTPFYLHSDHLNTPRLATSQSQQGVWQWQSDAFGVGQASGSLTMNLRFPGQYFDQESGLHYNYFRDYDPQTGRYVESDPIGLRGGLNTYGYVYGNPLKYSDPKGLAVAALCFVPGIGWTTCAVIAEAAISACAYVGTAVGGALLGGYLANEAAQDGDGEGNTNPYAGPVDEPVIVVDENGNAIPVEPGQSVNSSPNGDYQQVVGADGRPTGDRLDRGGHRNQSDPRAQGPHGHRPGVTTPDGNPHLPIY, from the coding sequence ATGAACACTTTGCATCGCGCAAGCCTGCTCGCGCTGGCGCTGACAGCGGCACTGGGGGCGTCCAGCGCCCAGGCCAGCGAACGCAGCTGGAGCTACAGCTACAACAGCCAAGGCTTGATCGAGACCGCCGACGGCCCGCACACCGATGTGCAGGACGTCACCACCTACGCCTACGACGCCCAGGGCCGCCTGACCCAGGTGACCAACGCCCTCGGCCATATCACCCAGCTGTCCAACTTCGACAACTACGGCAACCCGCAGACCCTGACCGACGCCAACGGCGTCACCACCGACCTGAGTTACAGCCCGCAGGGCTGGCTGGCCTCGGTCAGCACCGCCGGCAGCACCACTGCCTTCGAGCACGACGCCGTGGGCCTGATCACCAAGGTCACCCGCGGCGACGGCAGCTGGCTGAGCTACACCTGGGACGGCGCGCGGCGCCTGACCAAGATCAGCAACAACCTCGGCAAGACCGTCGAGTACGACCTCGACCCCATGGGCAACCGCACCGCCCAGCGCCTCAAGGATGCCTCGAACAACCTGACCCAGCAGCAGACCTGGGTCTACGACGAACTGGGCCGCCTGCTGCGCGCCGTCGGCGCCGCCGGGCAGACCAGCCGCTACCAGTACGACCTCAACGACAACCCGAGCGCCAGCACCAACCCGCGCCAGTTCAGCCACAGCCAGGCCTATGACGCCCTCGATCGCCTGGTGAGCAACACCGACCCGCTGGGTGGCGTCACCACCCTGGCCTACGACGGCCAGGACAACCTCACCGAGGTCAAGGACCCGCGCGGCGTCACCACCCGCTATGTGTATGACGGCCTCGGCAACCTCACCCAGCTGATCAGCCCGGACAGCGGCACCACCACCTACAGCCACGACGCCGCCGGCAACGTGATCAGCAAGACCGACGCCAACGGCGTGGTCACCACCTACAGCTACGACGCGCTGAACCGCCTCACCGGCCGCCAGTACCCGGCCAGCCCGGCGCTCAACGTGCAGTACCACTACGACATGACCGCCGAAGGCAACCACGGCATCGGCCGCCTCACCGCCGTGCAGGACGCCAGCGGCGTGCTCGGCTACCGCTACGACGCCCGCGGCAACCTGGTCGAGCAGATCCGCTCGGTGGCGGTGGGCGGCGTCGACCAGTACGACCGCCTCGGCTACGCCTATGACGGCGCCAACCAGCTGACCCGCATCGACTACCCCCTGGGCCTGAGCGTGCTCTACCCGCGCAACGCTGCCGGCCAGGTGCGCGAGGTGCAGCTGCAGGTGGGCAGCAACCCGCCCAGCGCCTTCGCCGGCGCCATCGCCTACCTGCCCTTCGGCCCGCTCAGCAGCCTGACCTGGGGCAACGGCGTCAGCCTCAGCCGCACCTTCGACCAGGACTACCGCCTCAGCCAGCAGACCGTGGCCGGCTGGAACAGCAGCTACGGCTACGACGCCAACGGCAATATCGAAACGCTGGGCAGCAGCCTGCTCGGCGACCTCAACTACCGCTACGACGCCCTCGACCGCCTCACCGCGGAGCACAAGGCCGACCTAGAGCAAGGCTACAGCTACGACGCCGTGGGCAACCGCAACGGCAAAACCGTCACCCCCATAATCAATGGCCAGGCGCAGGCCGGCAGCACCCACACGTACCAGTACGCGGCCAACAGCAACCGCCTGAGCGAGATCGACGGCCTGGCGGTACTCAGCGACGCCGCCGGCAACCTGACCCAGGACCGCGCCGAGCGCGAACTGGACTACGACGCGCAGAACCGCCTGACCCGGGTGAAGCTCGCCGGCAACATCGTGGCCGAGTTCCGCTACAACGCCCTCGGTCAGCGCACCCACAAGCTCGGCGCCGACGGCACCACGGTGTTCCTCTACGGCCCGGACGGCCAACTGCTCGGCGAAGAGCGCTACGACGCCCAAGGCGCCAAGCTCAGCGGCCAGTTCTACATCTGGCTCGACAGCCTGCCCCTGGGCGGCATCACGGTGAGCTACGACGGCCAGGGTGGCGTCGCCAGCAGCACGCCGTTCTACCTGCACAGCGACCACCTCAACACCCCGCGCCTGGCCACCAGCCAGAGCCAGCAGGGCGTGTGGCAGTGGCAATCGGATGCCTTCGGCGTGGGCCAGGCCAGCGGCAGCCTGACGATGAACCTACGCTTCCCAGGGCAGTACTTCGATCAGGAGAGCGGGCTGCACTACAACTACTTCCGCGATTACGACCCGCAGACCGGGCGCTACGTCGAAAGCGATCCGATTGGGCTCAGGGGTGGGTTGAATACATACGGCTATGTCTATGGAAACCCGCTGAAGTATTCTGATCCTAAAGGCCTTGCAGTAGCAGCGCTTTGCTTTGTCCCTGGCATAGGTTGGACCACATGCGCCGTAATAGCCGAAGCAGCAATCTCGGCATGTGCTTATGTAGGCACAGCAGTTGGAGGAGCTCTACTTGGCGGCTATCTAGCGAATGAGGCCGCGCAGGATGGTGATGGCGAAGGCAACACCAACCCGTATGCTGGCCCCGTAGATGAGCCGGTGATTGTTGTTGATGAGAACGGAAATGCAATTCCCGTTGAGCCTGGACAGAGCGTCAACAGCTCCCCGAATGGCGACTACCAACAAGTCGTGGGTGCAGATGGCAGACCAACAGGAGACCGACTAGACCGAGGAGGGCACCGGAATCAGTCCGACCCTCGCGCTCAGGGGCCCCATGGACACAGGCCAGGAGTGACAACTCCTGATGGCAATCCTCACCTACCGATATATTAA
- a CDS encoding DUF6531 domain-containing protein — protein sequence MDRSSCGLSLALVFSTCAFVPQSALAAASCTTGGVSYFGTEVYAAPQTPNGQGQYLYKIAGLQCSGGKVIKWNESSAWYTPDQMLATLKQSNGNMRRAFPNTCKTHAVLLHDNFTGSVDGVTATSYAGANQTHFDVFAGPVFYDRPAELLCPEVDGIGNPDLPGTCPVQSAEPVLASSGAPSQAQGDPINVSNGNSYQVEVDYQGLPGTQLHFARYYNSKTTNWTHSYSARLKTSPSKALLVNADGRESLFTISGSTVTASPKELGRLEKTVDGWRYDSPQNEHLYFNPQGQLTRIERANGTFETLAYGTNQIVLSDSLGRSMTLTFNSAKRLSGLTAGTLQVAYTYNSAGRLTKATRTQGGKSRSRSYHYEDTREGGWLTGITDERGIRYVTWTFDAQGRATKSELNGGVDRWLFTYNSNGTTTLTNPLGKKSTYSFQTVAGAKRVTSLAGVASANCPGSNSTFTYDNRGLIKTRTDNKGNVTTYDYNARGLEISRTEASGTPQGRTVTTEWHPTLYLPVTITEPGRVLRFEYDAQGNQLSQTISER from the coding sequence ATGGATCGTTCCTCTTGCGGGCTCAGTCTCGCCCTCGTTTTCTCCACCTGTGCCTTCGTCCCGCAGTCCGCCCTCGCCGCAGCAAGCTGCACGACAGGCGGCGTCAGCTACTTCGGTACTGAAGTCTATGCCGCGCCGCAAACCCCGAACGGGCAAGGCCAATACCTCTACAAGATCGCAGGCCTGCAATGCTCCGGTGGCAAGGTCATCAAATGGAACGAAAGCAGTGCCTGGTACACCCCCGATCAGATGCTGGCCACACTCAAACAGTCGAACGGCAACATGCGTCGAGCCTTCCCCAACACCTGCAAGACGCATGCAGTGCTGCTGCACGACAACTTCACCGGTTCGGTCGACGGTGTGACGGCGACCAGCTATGCGGGCGCCAATCAGACCCACTTCGATGTTTTCGCCGGCCCGGTTTTCTATGACCGCCCAGCCGAGCTGCTCTGCCCGGAGGTCGACGGCATCGGTAACCCCGACCTGCCGGGCACTTGCCCCGTGCAAAGCGCCGAGCCGGTGCTTGCCAGCTCAGGTGCCCCCAGCCAGGCCCAGGGCGACCCGATCAACGTCTCCAACGGCAACAGCTACCAGGTCGAAGTCGACTACCAGGGGCTGCCCGGTACCCAGCTGCACTTCGCGCGCTACTACAACAGCAAGACCACGAACTGGACCCATAGCTATTCGGCCAGGTTGAAGACATCTCCAAGCAAAGCACTGCTGGTCAATGCCGATGGCCGAGAGAGTCTGTTCACGATTTCCGGCAGCACCGTTACCGCCTCGCCGAAGGAACTGGGACGGCTGGAAAAGACCGTCGATGGCTGGCGTTATGACTCGCCGCAGAACGAGCACCTGTACTTCAACCCGCAGGGGCAGCTGACGCGGATCGAGCGGGCCAACGGCACGTTTGAAACCCTGGCCTATGGCACCAATCAGATCGTGCTCAGCGACTCGCTCGGCAGGTCGATGACGCTCACCTTCAACAGCGCCAAGCGCCTGAGCGGGTTGACGGCCGGCACGCTGCAGGTGGCCTACACCTACAACAGCGCCGGGCGACTCACCAAAGCGACGCGCACTCAGGGGGGGAAAAGCCGCTCGCGCAGCTATCACTACGAGGACACCCGTGAAGGCGGCTGGCTCACCGGCATCACCGACGAGCGTGGCATCCGCTATGTCACCTGGACCTTCGATGCCCAAGGGCGAGCCACCAAGAGCGAACTGAACGGCGGCGTCGACAGGTGGCTGTTCACCTACAACAGCAATGGCACCACCACCCTGACCAACCCGCTTGGGAAGAAGTCCACCTACAGCTTCCAGACCGTCGCCGGTGCCAAGCGCGTCACCTCCCTGGCCGGTGTGGCATCGGCCAACTGCCCAGGCAGCAATTCGACCTTCACCTATGACAACCGCGGCCTGATCAAGACGCGGACCGACAACAAGGGCAATGTCACCACCTACGACTACAACGCCCGCGGCTTGGAAATCTCCCGCACGGAGGCCTCCGGCACACCACAGGGGCGTACCGTCACCACCGAATGGCACCCGACGCTCTATCTGCCGGTAACCATCACCGAGCCCGGGCGCGTGCTGCGCTTCGAATACGACGCTCAAGGCAACCAGCTAAGCCAAACCATTTCCGAACGTTGA
- the fdhD gene encoding formate dehydrogenase accessory sulfurtransferase FdhD, whose product MARAATTSTSGDGPAQDAYAYVELDAAAQAGEAVLAEECALAISYNGISHAVMMVSPSAVEDFVAGFSLSGALVDGLDDIYDIQVKRAGAALSAEVQISSRAFWALKQQRRNLAGTSGCGLCGVEALEQALPQLDTLNASPLPPADHLQGLRERIGTYQRLARQSGALHAAAFIDGSGEIRLCREDIGRHNALDKLIGALLRERLDPRQGFALVTSRCSLELIHKAVRAKIGTLVSLSAPTSLTVQWARRHHLNLIHLPHHSAPRVYSPAPDEAAPTA is encoded by the coding sequence ATGGCGCGCGCCGCAACCACCTCAACCTCCGGCGACGGCCCCGCCCAGGACGCCTACGCCTATGTCGAACTGGATGCCGCCGCCCAGGCGGGCGAGGCCGTGCTGGCCGAGGAATGCGCCCTGGCGATCAGCTACAACGGCATCAGCCATGCGGTGATGATGGTCTCGCCCTCGGCGGTGGAGGACTTCGTCGCCGGCTTCAGCCTGAGCGGCGCGCTGGTCGACGGCCTCGACGACATCTACGACATCCAGGTCAAGCGCGCCGGCGCCGCCCTCAGCGCCGAGGTGCAGATCAGCAGCCGCGCCTTCTGGGCCCTCAAGCAGCAGCGGCGCAATCTGGCCGGCACCAGCGGCTGCGGCCTGTGCGGCGTCGAGGCACTGGAACAGGCACTGCCGCAACTCGACACCCTAAACGCCAGCCCACTGCCGCCGGCCGACCACCTGCAGGGCCTGCGCGAGCGCATCGGCACCTACCAGCGCCTGGCCCGGCAGAGCGGCGCCCTGCATGCCGCGGCCTTCATCGATGGCAGCGGCGAGATCCGCCTGTGCCGCGAGGACATCGGCCGCCACAACGCCCTGGACAAGCTGATCGGCGCCCTGCTGCGCGAACGCCTCGACCCGCGCCAGGGTTTCGCCCTGGTCACCAGCCGCTGCAGCCTGGAGCTGATCCACAAGGCGGTGCGGGCGAAGATCGGCACCCTGGTCAGCCTCTCGGCACCGACCAGCCTGACCGTGCAGTGGGCCCGCCGCCACCACCTCAACCTGATCCACCTGCCCCACCACAGCGCGCCAAGGGTCTACAGCCCGGCGCCGGATGAAGCCGCGCCCACCGCCTGA